One window from the genome of Aeromonas sp. FDAARGOS 1405 encodes:
- a CDS encoding ABC transporter permease has protein sequence MSINRRRLLALCRKETLQIVRDPSSILIAFIMPVVLLVVMGYAINLDVDHLRLGIWRTDSGAPAVRLEQALRGSTALEIHSGPSKESLLASLARGEIRGLLVIDDGFSRAMAGQGIGTPQALLLTDGSEPNTANFVTNYVQGIWQGWLAGEGVAIPVSIESRAWFNPALVSRNFLVPGSIAVVMTIIGALLTSLVVAREWERGTMEALIATPVTKGELLLSKLLPYYGLGIIAMLLCLLFSVAVMGVPWRGSLLLLFLVTSVFLGSALGLGLFLSAVMRSQFNAAQAALIAAFLPAVMLSGFVFEIASMPPWLRAITHLIPARYFASSLQTLYQAGSVFSILLVNGFCLLLLAGFWLALTARKTRRTLE, from the coding sequence ATGAGCATCAACCGTCGGCGACTGCTGGCCCTCTGCCGCAAGGAGACGCTGCAAATCGTCCGTGACCCGAGCAGCATCCTCATCGCCTTCATCATGCCGGTGGTACTGCTGGTGGTAATGGGTTACGCCATCAATCTGGATGTGGACCACCTGCGCCTCGGCATCTGGCGTACCGACAGCGGCGCCCCGGCGGTGCGGCTGGAGCAGGCCCTGCGCGGCTCTACCGCGCTGGAGATCCACAGCGGCCCGAGCAAGGAGTCCCTGCTCGCCAGTCTGGCCCGTGGCGAGATCCGCGGCCTGCTGGTGATCGATGACGGCTTCTCCCGCGCCATGGCCGGTCAGGGCATTGGCACGCCGCAGGCACTGCTGCTGACCGACGGCTCCGAGCCCAACACCGCCAACTTCGTCACCAACTATGTGCAGGGGATCTGGCAGGGGTGGCTCGCTGGCGAGGGGGTCGCCATACCGGTGTCGATAGAGAGCCGCGCCTGGTTCAACCCGGCGCTGGTGAGCCGCAACTTTCTGGTGCCAGGCTCCATTGCGGTGGTGATGACCATCATCGGTGCCCTGCTCACCTCGCTGGTGGTGGCGCGGGAGTGGGAGCGCGGCACCATGGAGGCGCTGATCGCCACCCCGGTCACCAAGGGGGAGCTGCTGCTCTCCAAGCTGCTGCCCTACTATGGCCTTGGCATCATCGCCATGCTGCTCTGCCTGCTCTTCTCGGTGGCGGTAATGGGCGTACCGTGGCGCGGCTCCCTGCTGCTGCTCTTTCTGGTCACCAGCGTCTTTCTCGGCAGCGCCCTCGGACTCGGGCTGTTTCTCTCCGCCGTGATGCGCAGCCAGTTCAACGCCGCGCAGGCAGCGCTGATCGCCGCCTTTCTGCCCGCCGTGATGCTGTCGGGCTTCGTGTTCGAGATCGCCAGCATGCCGCCTTGGCTTCGGGCCATCACCCACCTCATTCCGGCCCGCTACTTCGCAAGCTCCCTGCAGACCCTCTATCAGGCGGGCAGCGTCTTCTCGATCCTGCTGGTCAACGGTTTCTGTCTGCTGCTGCTGGCCGGTTTCTGGCTGGCCCTGACCGCCCGCAAGACGCGGCGCACTCTGGAGTAA
- a CDS encoding ABC transporter permease, translated as MLIRLWWLIRKELQALMGNTQGRFLLIMPVLLQTALFPFAATLEVTGNTLAIYNQDGGAQSRELLERLTHMPAFTTIIPVQGEAGMTEAITGQQALLGLIIPGDFSRRLARGEQAKVQLIIDGRRSNGGQVAAGYISQVIARWQSEGKGQPELAVRNLYNPNVEFHWHILPALVAIITTTGCLIVTALSVAREREEGTFDQLLVSPLTAGWIMAGKAVPGIMVAVGQGCIVALAARFVFHLPFAGSLSLLMAGMVCYGLALAGIGLFISSFCSTQQQAFLGVFSFTVPAVILSGYISPVENMPQVFQWLAAIDPLTHFIVLLKGVFLKGFDWSAAWPLLWPLLAIAGVTLSLALAMFRRHIA; from the coding sequence ATGCTGATCCGACTCTGGTGGCTGATCCGAAAAGAGCTGCAGGCCCTGATGGGCAATACTCAGGGGCGCTTTCTGCTCATCATGCCGGTGCTACTGCAAACCGCCCTCTTCCCGTTCGCCGCCACTCTGGAGGTGACCGGCAACACGCTGGCCATCTACAACCAGGATGGCGGTGCCCAGAGCCGCGAGCTGCTGGAGCGCCTCACCCATATGCCCGCCTTTACCACCATCATCCCGGTACAAGGCGAGGCGGGCATGACCGAGGCCATCACCGGGCAACAGGCACTGCTCGGGCTGATTATTCCGGGCGATTTTTCGCGCCGGCTGGCACGGGGCGAACAGGCCAAGGTACAGCTGATCATCGACGGACGCCGCTCCAACGGTGGTCAGGTGGCGGCTGGCTACATCAGTCAGGTGATCGCCCGCTGGCAAAGTGAGGGCAAGGGGCAACCCGAGCTGGCGGTACGCAACCTCTACAACCCCAACGTCGAGTTCCACTGGCATATCCTGCCAGCGCTGGTGGCCATCATCACCACCACTGGCTGCCTGATTGTCACCGCCCTCTCGGTCGCGCGGGAGCGGGAAGAGGGCACCTTCGATCAGCTGCTGGTCTCCCCCCTCACCGCGGGCTGGATCATGGCGGGCAAGGCGGTGCCCGGCATCATGGTGGCGGTGGGGCAAGGGTGCATAGTCGCGCTGGCCGCCCGTTTTGTCTTTCACCTCCCCTTTGCCGGCAGCCTCAGCCTGCTGATGGCGGGCATGGTCTGCTACGGGCTGGCACTGGCCGGGATCGGGCTCTTCATCTCGTCGTTCTGCTCGACCCAGCAGCAGGCCTTTCTCGGGGTCTTCTCCTTCACCGTACCGGCGGTGATCCTCTCGGGCTACATCTCGCCGGTGGAGAACATGCCGCAGGTGTTCCAGTGGCTGGCGGCCATCGACCCCCTCACCCACTTCATCGTGCTGCTCAAGGGGGTCTTCCTCAAGGGGTTTGACTGGTCGGCCGCCTGGCCCCTGCTCTGGCCGCTGCTCGCCATCGCCGGCGTCACCCTGTCGCTAGCGCTCGCCATGTTCCGCCGCCATATCGCCTGA
- the nirB gene encoding nitrite reductase large subunit NirB produces the protein MSKVRLVVVGNGMVGHRFIEELIERADPGRYEITVFGAEPRPAYDRVHLSSYFSHHTSEDLSLVKPGFYDKHSIRLLLGEAVKKIDRANREVHSNKGTVVGYDKLVLATGSYPWVPPIQGSQHHECFVYRTIEDLKAIRSAAKSGKSGVVIGGGLLGLEAAGALKALGLETHVVEFAPVLMAEQLDGQGGQLLRRKIESMGVQVHTSKSTSEILMHGGEQAKHRLAFADGSQLEVDVVVFSTGIRPQDTLGRYGDLAIAERGGIVIDDHCLTSDPDIYAIGECAAWQGRFFGLVAPGYKMAQITVDHLLGGDSRFEGADMSAKLKLLGVSVGSIGDAHGRTPGSHSYVFQDDQAGVYKKIVVSEDNSRLLGAVLVGDVEDYGNLLQMMLNALPLPSHPDTLILPAYAGAKPTLGVDALPESAQICSCFDVSKGDIAKAVAEGHTTLAAIKQHTKAGTGCGGCVPLISQVLNAELVKQGIEVNNHLCAHFPHSRQELFHLVKVEGIKSFDELLAKHGQGYGCEVCKPTVGSILASCWNEHVLSPRNIPLQDTNDIFLGNMQKDGSYSVIPRMAGGEVTPEGLLAVAEVARDYKLYTKITGAQRIGLFGAQKDDLPAIWRKLLAAGFETGQAYAKALRMAKTCVGSTWCRFGVQDSVGLGVFLENRYKGIRTPHKMKFGVSGCTRECAEAQGKDVGIIATDAGWNLYVGGNGGMKPRHADLLASDLDRETLIKLIDRFMMFYVTSADKLQRTSVWLGNLEGGVDYLREVIVDDKLGLAETLERDIQTLIDSYECEWSRTLNEEEALQRFSHFINSDKRDPDVQFVSERDQHRPATPAERIPVYQIEVETK, from the coding sequence ATGAGCAAAGTCAGACTGGTCGTTGTGGGCAACGGCATGGTGGGGCACCGCTTCATCGAAGAGTTGATCGAGCGGGCCGATCCGGGCCGCTACGAGATCACCGTCTTCGGTGCAGAACCCCGTCCCGCCTACGATCGCGTCCATCTCTCCTCCTACTTCTCCCATCACACCAGCGAAGATCTCTCCCTCGTCAAACCCGGCTTCTACGACAAGCACAGCATCCGCCTGCTGCTCGGCGAAGCGGTGAAAAAAATCGACAGGGCCAACCGCGAAGTGCACTCCAACAAGGGCACTGTGGTCGGGTACGACAAGCTGGTGCTGGCCACCGGCTCCTACCCCTGGGTGCCGCCCATCCAGGGCAGTCAGCACCACGAGTGCTTCGTCTATCGCACCATCGAGGATCTGAAAGCCATCCGCAGCGCCGCCAAGAGCGGCAAGAGCGGGGTGGTGATCGGGGGCGGCCTGCTTGGCCTCGAAGCCGCAGGCGCCCTCAAGGCGCTGGGTCTCGAAACCCACGTGGTTGAATTTGCCCCTGTGCTGATGGCCGAGCAGCTCGACGGTCAGGGCGGCCAGCTGCTGCGCCGCAAGATTGAATCCATGGGGGTGCAGGTACACACCAGCAAGAGCACCAGCGAGATCCTGATGCATGGCGGTGAGCAGGCGAAGCACCGCCTCGCCTTCGCCGACGGCAGCCAACTGGAAGTGGACGTGGTGGTCTTCTCCACCGGCATTCGCCCGCAAGATACCCTGGGCCGTTACGGTGATCTCGCCATCGCCGAGCGCGGCGGCATCGTCATCGATGATCACTGCCTCACCTCCGACCCCGACATCTACGCCATCGGCGAGTGCGCCGCCTGGCAGGGCCGCTTCTTCGGGCTGGTGGCACCGGGCTACAAGATGGCCCAGATCACCGTCGACCATTTGCTCGGCGGCGACAGCCGCTTCGAGGGGGCGGACATGAGCGCCAAGCTCAAGCTGCTCGGCGTCTCCGTCGGCTCCATCGGCGATGCCCACGGCCGCACCCCGGGCAGCCACAGCTATGTGTTTCAGGACGATCAGGCCGGCGTCTACAAGAAGATCGTGGTGAGCGAGGACAACAGCCGCTTGCTCGGCGCCGTGCTGGTGGGTGACGTGGAAGATTACGGCAACCTGCTGCAGATGATGCTCAACGCCCTGCCGCTGCCGAGCCACCCGGACACCCTTATCCTGCCCGCCTACGCCGGTGCCAAACCGACGCTGGGGGTGGATGCCCTGCCGGAAAGCGCCCAGATCTGCTCCTGCTTCGACGTCTCCAAGGGCGACATCGCCAAGGCCGTAGCCGAAGGTCACACCACGCTGGCCGCCATCAAGCAGCACACCAAGGCCGGTACCGGCTGTGGCGGCTGCGTGCCGCTCATCAGTCAGGTGCTCAACGCCGAGCTGGTGAAGCAGGGCATCGAGGTCAACAACCACCTCTGCGCCCACTTCCCCCACTCCCGTCAGGAGCTGTTCCATCTGGTCAAGGTGGAGGGGATCAAGAGCTTCGACGAGCTGCTGGCCAAGCACGGTCAGGGCTATGGCTGCGAGGTGTGCAAACCGACCGTCGGCTCCATCCTCGCCTCCTGCTGGAACGAGCATGTGCTGAGCCCGCGCAACATCCCGCTGCAGGACACCAACGACATCTTCCTCGGCAACATGCAGAAGGACGGCAGCTACTCCGTCATCCCGCGCATGGCCGGTGGCGAAGTGACTCCGGAAGGGCTGCTGGCGGTGGCCGAAGTGGCCCGCGACTACAAGCTCTACACCAAGATCACCGGCGCCCAGCGCATCGGCCTGTTCGGGGCCCAGAAGGATGATCTGCCGGCCATCTGGCGCAAGCTGCTGGCGGCCGGATTCGAGACAGGTCAGGCCTACGCCAAGGCGCTGCGCATGGCCAAGACCTGCGTCGGCAGCACCTGGTGTCGCTTCGGCGTGCAGGACAGCGTTGGCCTCGGGGTCTTCCTCGAGAACCGCTACAAGGGGATTCGCACCCCGCACAAGATGAAGTTCGGCGTCTCCGGCTGTACCCGCGAATGTGCGGAAGCGCAGGGCAAGGACGTCGGCATCATCGCCACCGACGCGGGCTGGAACCTCTATGTGGGCGGCAACGGCGGCATGAAGCCGCGCCATGCCGATCTGCTGGCTTCCGACCTCGACCGCGAGACCCTCATCAAGCTGATCGACCGCTTTATGATGTTCTACGTCACCAGCGCCGACAAACTGCAGCGCACCTCGGTCTGGCTCGGCAATCTGGAAGGGGGCGTCGACTACCTGCGCGAGGTGATTGTCGACGACAAGCTGGGGCTGGCCGAGACGCTCGAGCGCGATATCCAGACCCTCATCGACAGCTACGAGTGCGAATGGTCGCGCACCCTCAACGAAGAGGAGGCGTTGCAGCGCTTCAGCCACTTCATCAACAGCGACAAGCGCGATCCGGACGTTCAGTTCGTCAGCGAACGCGACCAGCATCGACCGGCGACCCCGGCCGAGCGCATCCCCGTCTACCAGATCGAGGTGGAAACCAAATGA
- the nirD gene encoding nitrite reductase small subunit NirD has product MKLACQLNDILPGTGVCALIEGRQIALFRPSAAAEVFAIDNRDPFFAANVLSRGLICEHDGELWVASPLKKQRFRLSDGHCFDNPAMSVQSYPVEVRDQQVWIAV; this is encoded by the coding sequence ATGAAACTTGCCTGCCAACTCAACGACATCCTGCCGGGAACCGGCGTCTGTGCACTCATTGAAGGTCGTCAGATCGCTCTGTTCCGCCCGAGCGCGGCCGCCGAGGTGTTCGCCATCGACAACCGGGATCCCTTCTTCGCCGCCAACGTGCTGTCGCGGGGCCTGATCTGCGAACACGACGGCGAGCTCTGGGTCGCCAGCCCGCTCAAGAAGCAGCGCTTTCGTCTGAGCGATGGCCACTGTTTCGACAACCCCGCCATGTCGGTGCAGAGCTATCCCGTTGAAGTACGCGATCAGCAGGTCTGGATCGCCGTCTAA
- the nirC gene encoding nitrite transporter NirC — protein sequence MYTETINKCAANAARINRFERSDKLGFWLSSAMAGAYVGLGIILIFTLGNLVDPAIRPLVMGATFGIALTLVIIAGSELFTGHTMFLTFGVKTGKITMADLLRILPQTWAGNLIGSVVVALIYSYGGSLLPDAGSLAHKVALAKTQAPALTLFMKGILCNWLVCLAIWMALRTEGAARFIAIWWCLLAFIASGYEHSIANMTLFALSWFGAHSEAYTLGGIGHNLLWVTLGNTVSGVLFMGLGYWYATPKAERPVAVSETTSTANQTRTA from the coding sequence ATGTACACGGAAACCATCAACAAGTGCGCCGCCAACGCGGCCCGCATCAACCGCTTCGAGCGCAGCGACAAGCTCGGCTTCTGGCTCAGCTCCGCCATGGCGGGGGCCTATGTGGGCCTCGGCATCATCCTCATCTTCACCCTCGGCAATCTGGTGGATCCCGCCATCCGGCCGCTGGTGATGGGGGCCACCTTCGGCATCGCCCTGACGCTCGTCATCATCGCCGGCTCCGAGCTGTTTACCGGCCACACCATGTTCCTCACCTTCGGGGTGAAGACGGGCAAGATCACCATGGCCGACCTGCTGCGCATCCTGCCGCAAACCTGGGCGGGCAATCTGATTGGCTCCGTTGTGGTGGCGCTCATCTACTCCTACGGCGGCAGCCTGCTGCCGGACGCAGGCAGTCTGGCCCACAAGGTGGCGCTGGCCAAAACCCAGGCCCCGGCGCTGACCCTGTTTATGAAGGGGATCCTCTGCAACTGGCTGGTCTGCCTCGCCATCTGGATGGCGCTGCGCACCGAAGGGGCCGCCCGCTTCATCGCCATCTGGTGGTGCCTGCTGGCCTTTATCGCCTCCGGCTACGAGCACTCCATCGCCAACATGACCCTGTTCGCCCTCTCCTGGTTTGGCGCCCACTCCGAGGCCTACACCCTGGGCGGCATCGGCCACAACCTGCTGTGGGTGACCCTGGGCAACACCGTCTCCGGCGTCCTCTTTATGGGCCTCGGCTACTGGTATGCCACCCCCAAGGCTGAGCGCCCGGTTGCAGTGAGCGAGACCACCAGCACCGCCAACCAGACCCGAACCGCCTGA
- the cysG gene encoding siroheme synthase CysG, whose protein sequence is MDYLPIFCRLDNKPVLLVGGGEVAERKARLLLDAGAHLTVVAPELDPELAELAANGSIEWLAGEFAPQQLAGQWLVVAATDRREVNALVYQSANQARIFANVVDDPKRSSFIMPSIIDRSPLMVAISSGGKAPVLARLLREKLEALLPQHLGAVATFAGSLRERVKARFASMGERRRFWERLLGADRLGQALARGDCASANQLADSLFADESQSAGEVVLVGAGPGDPGLLTLHALRQMQQADVVVYDRLVSDEVMALVRRDAKRIFVGKQAGNHCVPQEGINQLLLEEAQKGQRVVRLKGGDPFIFGRGGEELETLVGSGIGFQVVPGITAASGCAAYAGIPLTHRDHAQSVRFVTAHGKGGARDLDWPLLAKDRQTLVFYMGLSSCATIREQLLAHGKGGDTPVALIERGTQPCQRVIRGTLDELPALAVGVESPALIMVGSVVTLADRLAWFGEAPQRQRALA, encoded by the coding sequence ATGGACTACTTGCCCATCTTTTGCCGACTCGACAACAAACCCGTGCTGCTGGTCGGCGGCGGCGAAGTGGCAGAGCGCAAGGCGCGCCTGCTGCTGGATGCCGGTGCCCACCTCACAGTAGTCGCGCCCGAGCTCGACCCCGAGCTGGCGGAACTGGCTGCCAACGGCAGCATCGAGTGGCTGGCCGGTGAATTTGCGCCGCAGCAACTGGCGGGCCAGTGGCTGGTGGTGGCAGCAACCGATCGGCGCGAGGTGAATGCGCTGGTCTACCAGAGCGCCAATCAGGCGCGGATCTTTGCCAACGTGGTGGATGACCCGAAACGCTCCAGCTTCATCATGCCGTCGATCATCGATCGCTCACCGCTGATGGTGGCCATCTCCTCCGGCGGCAAGGCACCGGTGCTGGCCCGGCTGCTGCGGGAAAAACTGGAAGCCCTGCTGCCGCAACATCTGGGGGCCGTGGCGACCTTTGCCGGCAGCCTGCGGGAGCGGGTCAAAGCCCGCTTCGCCAGCATGGGGGAGCGGCGCCGCTTCTGGGAGCGGCTGCTCGGGGCGGATCGGCTCGGTCAGGCGCTGGCGCGGGGCGATTGCGCCTCTGCCAATCAGCTGGCCGACAGCCTGTTTGCCGACGAGAGCCAGAGCGCTGGCGAGGTGGTGCTGGTGGGTGCCGGCCCCGGCGATCCTGGTCTGCTCACCCTGCACGCTCTGCGCCAGATGCAGCAGGCCGACGTGGTGGTCTATGACCGACTGGTCTCCGACGAGGTGATGGCGCTGGTGCGCCGGGATGCCAAGCGCATCTTCGTCGGCAAGCAGGCGGGCAACCACTGCGTGCCGCAGGAGGGGATCAACCAGCTGTTGCTGGAGGAGGCGCAGAAGGGGCAACGGGTGGTGCGGCTGAAGGGGGGCGACCCCTTTATCTTCGGCCGTGGCGGCGAGGAGCTGGAGACGCTGGTCGGCAGCGGCATCGGCTTTCAGGTGGTGCCGGGGATCACCGCGGCCAGCGGCTGCGCCGCCTACGCCGGCATTCCGCTGACCCACCGCGACCACGCCCAGAGCGTACGTTTCGTCACCGCCCACGGCAAGGGGGGCGCCCGGGATCTCGACTGGCCGCTGCTGGCCAAAGATCGGCAGACGCTGGTGTTCTACATGGGGCTCTCCTCCTGCGCCACCATCCGCGAGCAGCTGCTGGCCCACGGCAAGGGGGGCGACACCCCGGTGGCGCTGATCGAGCGCGGCACCCAGCCCTGCCAGCGGGTCATTCGCGGCACCCTCGATGAGCTGCCCGCGCTGGCGGTGGGGGTCGAGAGTCCGGCGCTCATCATGGTGGGCTCGGTAGTGACGCTGGCCGACCGGCTCGCCTGGTTTGGCGAGGCACCACAGCGCCAGCGAGCCCTCGCCTGA
- the mgtE gene encoding magnesium transporter yields the protein MSLPIKNSARQRADDRSRILTLLLRDDALTDSLLDPQVVQDAEQRDQTSELTTLVNGLPAADVADALESLPPDERHALWALVEEEKRGQILVEASETVWDSLISGMSDKELLHALRTLDIDDQIYLGQYLPRNLMGRLLTYMAPADRDRVREVIRYGKHTVGAMMDFEIITIRPEVSLATVQRYLRLRGKIPANTDKLFVIDRRNHLLGELALTTVLLHKPATLVSDVMERDPVTFDPEDNDEAAARTFERDDLLSAAVVDGKGKLMGRLTVEEVVDLVYEESDTDLRRMGGISEDEDVFAPVSKAVKTRWAWLAINLCTAFVASRVIGLFEHTISQLVALAALMPIVAGIGGNTGNQTITMIVRALALQHIQAGNLSFLLLRELGVAFINGLVWGGTMGIATYLLYQDAALGAVMTLAMMLNLLVAALMGVIIPMTMTRLGRDPAVGASVMITAITDTGGFFIFLGLATLFLL from the coding sequence ATGTCTCTTCCCATCAAGAACAGCGCCCGGCAGCGCGCGGATGACAGATCCCGCATTCTCACCCTGCTGCTGCGCGATGATGCCCTCACCGACAGCCTGCTCGACCCGCAGGTGGTGCAGGATGCCGAGCAGCGCGATCAGACCAGCGAACTCACCACGCTGGTCAACGGGTTGCCCGCCGCCGACGTCGCCGATGCGCTGGAATCGCTGCCGCCCGATGAGCGTCATGCCCTGTGGGCGCTGGTGGAGGAGGAGAAACGCGGCCAGATCCTGGTCGAAGCGTCGGAGACGGTGTGGGACAGCCTCATCAGCGGGATGAGCGACAAAGAGCTGCTGCACGCCCTGCGCACCCTGGATATCGACGATCAGATCTATCTGGGCCAGTACCTGCCGCGCAACCTGATGGGGCGGCTGCTCACCTATATGGCCCCCGCCGACCGGGATCGGGTGCGGGAGGTGATCCGCTACGGCAAGCACACCGTCGGCGCCATGATGGACTTCGAGATCATCACCATCCGCCCCGAGGTGAGTCTGGCCACGGTGCAGCGCTATCTGCGCCTGCGCGGCAAGATCCCCGCCAACACCGACAAGCTGTTCGTCATCGACCGGCGCAACCACCTGCTGGGGGAGCTGGCCCTCACCACTGTGCTGCTGCACAAGCCCGCCACCTTGGTGAGCGACGTGATGGAGCGGGATCCGGTCACCTTCGATCCGGAGGATAACGACGAAGCGGCGGCCCGCACCTTCGAGCGGGATGACCTGCTCTCCGCCGCCGTGGTGGATGGCAAGGGCAAGCTGATGGGCCGCCTCACCGTCGAAGAGGTGGTGGATCTGGTCTATGAGGAGAGTGACACCGACCTGCGCCGGATGGGGGGTATCAGCGAGGATGAAGACGTGTTCGCCCCTGTCTCCAAGGCGGTCAAGACCCGCTGGGCCTGGCTTGCCATCAACCTCTGCACCGCCTTTGTCGCCTCGCGGGTGATCGGCCTGTTCGAGCACACCATCTCCCAACTGGTGGCGCTGGCGGCCCTGATGCCCATCGTCGCCGGGATCGGCGGCAACACCGGCAACCAGACCATCACCATGATAGTGCGGGCGCTGGCGCTGCAGCACATTCAGGCAGGCAACCTCTCCTTCCTGCTGCTGCGGGAACTCGGGGTCGCCTTTATCAACGGGCTGGTGTGGGGCGGCACCATGGGCATCGCCACCTATCTGCTCTATCAGGATGCGGCGCTCGGCGCCGTGATGACCCTGGCCATGATGCTCAACCTGCTGGTGGCCGCCCTGATGGGGGTGATTATCCCCATGACCATGACCCGCCTCGGCCGCGACCCGGCAGTCGGTGCCAGCGTGATGATCACCGCCATCACCGATACCGGCGGCTTCTTTATCTTCCTCGGGCTGGCGACACTGTTCCTGCTGTAA
- a CDS encoding bifunctional 2',3'-cyclic-nucleotide 2'-phosphodiesterase/3'-nucleotidase gives MKTTLKLSAVAVIFLLSGCDDNNSQAPGDLTLRLIETSDIHSNLLSYDYYQNKPDASLGFARTAVLIRKAREENANNLLIDNGDLIQGTPLADYIHDQQVKQQWLSKQTHPAIKALNTMSYDVGNLGNHEFNFGLDFLSETLKGANYPYINANVFQADAFSRDGKGTIDWSKQKFKPYVVLDRQVKDANGNTQTIKVGVLGLTPPQITQWDKRNLEGKVVVADMVETAEHYVPEIRAKGADIVVVVAHTGIIGDPREPMMENAALPLAKVKGVDALLLGHAHRTFPGDYPNMTDVDNEKGTLAGVPTVMPGVWGNHLGIIDLHMTWKEGRWEVASSQSQLRKIDSSATSTEDQAVVDQVIAEHEQANQWLDEPLSKITKPIHSFFALVQDDPSIQIVSDAQLWHAKKLQQDGQLKEKWPILSAAAPFRGGRNGPTDFTYVPAGDISLRNVADLYVYPNTLQVVAINGASVQEWLEKSAVQFNKIDAASTATQWLVNEKYRTYNFDVIDGVNYQVDVTKPARYDVDGNKVSDSYRITNLTYQGKAIDPTQMFYVVTNNYRASGGGNFPGINAKVIVHEDQFETREVLSEYLKDLAEKNPAGFEPPADNNWQLAPLPANLDLRIYSSPRSEAQALTGGKLNYVETLPPTDAKHPGFGVYKLVLAP, from the coding sequence ATGAAAACCACCCTCAAACTGAGCGCGGTGGCAGTTATCTTTTTGCTGTCCGGCTGTGATGACAACAACTCTCAGGCCCCCGGTGATCTCACCCTGCGGCTGATCGAAACCTCTGATATCCACTCCAACCTGCTGAGCTACGACTACTACCAGAACAAGCCGGATGCCTCGCTGGGCTTCGCCCGCACCGCTGTGCTGATCCGCAAGGCCCGCGAAGAGAACGCCAACAACTTGCTGATCGACAACGGCGACCTGATCCAGGGCACCCCGCTGGCCGACTATATCCACGACCAGCAGGTCAAACAGCAGTGGCTGAGCAAGCAAACCCACCCCGCCATCAAGGCGCTCAACACCATGAGCTATGATGTCGGCAACCTGGGTAACCACGAATTCAACTTCGGTCTCGACTTCCTCTCGGAGACCCTGAAAGGGGCCAACTACCCCTACATCAACGCCAACGTCTTCCAGGCCGATGCCTTCAGTCGTGATGGCAAGGGCACCATCGACTGGAGCAAGCAGAAGTTCAAACCCTATGTGGTGCTGGATCGTCAGGTGAAGGATGCCAACGGCAATACCCAGACCATCAAGGTCGGGGTGCTGGGCCTGACTCCGCCCCAGATCACCCAGTGGGACAAGCGCAATCTGGAAGGCAAGGTGGTGGTGGCCGATATGGTCGAGACCGCCGAGCACTATGTACCCGAAATCCGCGCCAAGGGCGCAGACATCGTCGTGGTCGTGGCCCATACCGGCATCATAGGTGACCCGCGCGAACCCATGATGGAGAACGCCGCTCTGCCGCTGGCCAAGGTAAAAGGGGTCGATGCCCTGCTGCTGGGTCACGCCCACCGCACCTTCCCGGGCGACTACCCCAACATGACCGACGTGGACAACGAGAAAGGCACTCTGGCGGGCGTACCGACCGTGATGCCGGGCGTCTGGGGCAATCACCTCGGTATCATCGACCTGCACATGACCTGGAAAGAGGGTCGCTGGGAAGTGGCCTCCAGCCAATCCCAGCTGCGCAAGATCGACAGTAGCGCCACCAGCACCGAAGATCAGGCGGTAGTCGATCAGGTCATTGCCGAGCACGAGCAGGCCAACCAGTGGCTGGACGAGCCCCTCAGCAAGATCACCAAGCCGATCCACAGCTTCTTCGCGCTGGTGCAGGATGACCCCTCCATCCAGATCGTCAGCGACGCCCAGCTGTGGCACGCCAAGAAGCTGCAACAAGATGGTCAGCTCAAGGAGAAATGGCCCATCCTCTCCGCCGCCGCGCCATTCCGTGGCGGTCGCAACGGCCCGACCGACTTCACCTATGTACCGGCTGGCGATATCTCCCTGCGCAACGTGGCCGACCTCTATGTCTACCCCAACACCCTGCAGGTGGTCGCCATCAATGGCGCGTCCGTACAGGAGTGGCTGGAGAAGAGCGCCGTCCAGTTCAACAAGATCGATGCCGCAAGCACCGCGACCCAGTGGCTGGTCAACGAGAAGTACCGCACCTACAACTTCGACGTGATCGACGGTGTGAACTATCAGGTCGATGTGACCAAACCCGCCCGTTACGATGTGGATGGCAACAAGGTGAGCGACAGCTATCGCATCACCAACCTCACCTATCAGGGCAAGGCGATCGACCCGACCCAGATGTTCTACGTGGTGACCAACAACTACCGCGCCAGCGGTGGTGGCAACTTCCCGGGCATCAACGCCAAGGTGATCGTCCATGAAGATCAGTTCGAAACCCGCGAAGTGCTCTCCGAATACCTCAAGGATCTGGCAGAGAAGAATCCGGCCGGTTTCGAGCCCCCGGCAGACAACAACTGGCAGCTGGCCCCCCTGCCCGCCAATCTGGATCTGCGCATCTACAGCTCGCCACGCAGCGAGGCGCAAGCCCTGACCGGTGGCAAGCTGAACTATGTAGAGACCCTGCCGCCCACCGATGCCAAACACCCCGGCTTTGGTGTCTACAAGCTGGTGCTGGCACCCTGA